One Hydrogenobaculum sp. 3684 genomic window, AGCATCTATCACCTCAGTTAGGTATATGCTTAAAAACCCTATTAAAAACGCTCCCGTTGTATTTATCACCATTGTACCAAGAGGAAAGTTTGGCACAAACTTCTGAATAAAAATAGAGACCAGATACCTGGTCAAAGCACCTACACCACCACCTAAAAGAACCACTAAGTAGTTCACATCACCTCCTCAAAATATAGAGTAGGTAGGCGTTATTAGCCTTATATGTGAGGCGGTTTTGATGCTTTTATGAGCATCAAGGAGAACGCCATCTCCTTGGCTAACATTATACAAAATCACATACATAAGTTCAATGATCTTACTCAATTAATCAAAGTTTAAAAACAATCAGTGCTATGACAAATATAGCTATGATATAAATAATGTAATAATGTAAATAACCATTCATAATTATGTTTGACACAATAGCGCTTAATCGTTTGAAAAAGCGTACCAAGAAATCGTATATAGCGTTTGATATATCGTAGGTTTCGACACTGGTTCTTAGTTCTTTCGTTCTATATATGCCTCTTAACACATACTCCACTATAAAAGAATAGCCTCTGGTATTGTAAACCTCGTTTTCTTTCAAAGGTAAACCTCCAACCCAAGGTATGGTGGTTTTTACATTTTTGTTTTGGGCTTTTAGTATGATCAACAAACTTATCAAGAAAAATCCTACCACGATGAAAAACATGAAAGGCGATATGACACCAAATATCGGTCTACTTGAGACAATAAGCGTAGGTTTAGGGACACCTAAAAGCCCATCCAAGAACTCTTCGTATCCAAGATATTTTATTATTAAAAACGATAAAACACCGCTTGTTATAATAAGAAAACTAAGTATATTTTCTGCCCATTTCATTGTAAAATCTTTAAACCTTTTTAGTTCAAAGTTTAGTTCACCAAGATCAGAAAATCCCACAAGCTTTTTCATACTAAAAGAACTAAGTCCCATCGCAAGAGCTATCAAAATACCGGCAAAAGTGATTATAAACTTCAATAGAAAATCAGAAAACTTGTAAGATTGAAACAAGCTTTCAAGAAGCATCCACTCTGCTACAAAACCCACCAACGGAGGCACCGCACTAAAAGATAAACCGGATATAAGTAAGCCTATACCGGCGGGTTTGCTAATGTGCTTTAAAATACCCCTTACATCATCTATGGAATCTCTTCCAAGCATCTCTTTTGCATGCCCAATGGTTAAAAACATCGTGGTTTTTGATAAAGAATGAGCTATTATGATGATGAGCGCTGTAAGGTAGGAAAATTTTGACAGCACCGTTAAATGGCTGTATTTCGCAAGTGCGCTCAGACCAACGGCTGTTAGTATCATGCCGTTGTTTTCTATAGTAGAATAAGCCGGTAGTGTTTTTAAATGGGTTTCTCTGGCCGCCTGTAAAGCACCCCAAAAAGCACTTATAGAACCTATTATTATTGCCAAAATCCCCAATACATAAGAATAATTATCGCTTAGAACCAATACCCTAAATACACCGTAGGCTCCTATAAGTGTTAATGGTACAGAAAGAATGGCGGCTATGTTTGAAGGGGCTTTAGGATAAACCAAAGGAACCCATATATGGGTTGGAACTCCGTCCATTTTCATAACAAATCCCAAAAACGCAAAAACCGCAAACAAAACGTTGTTGTATCCAGCTTTAAACAAAAACAAACCGTTTGAAGCTATTACTACAGCAAAACCCACAAACAAAAGAGCGTAAGAGACTTCAGAAAAAGCTAAAAAGATATAACCCTCTTTTTGGGTGTTTGGTCTTTCTAATATGCTGAAAAAAAGGATTATGGTTACAAATTTAAAAGCGATAAGAAAACTTATAAAATCCGCTGCACAAAAAACAATAAGCATACTAAGCATCAGAAAGTTCATCAAAAAAGCCATAGACTTTTTAAAAAGCTTACCAAAGTCTATAGAGTAAAAAGCCATCAAAGCAAAGCATATGTAAGCAATGATTATAAAAAACGATGATACTTTGTCTATGTTTATACCTAAACTAACGTTGTTGTATATATCCCATTGATGGTAAAATCCATCTTTGTACCCTTCAAAGCCAAGCACAACTGCAGATATAGCACCCAAAACACCAAAGCTATAACTTATTGTTCTATTAAAAGAAAACACCATTCCCAAAAGGAAAAAAATTATCGCTAGTACAAATGCTAACATATCAAACCCCTTTTGGCTATCTCCACCAATTTTTTAAATATTTCCTCAGCTTCCAAATTTCCTTTCAAGCGTCCCACCAGGTTTGGCAAGTCAATATCAACGCCGTTTTCAAAAGTTTCATTTTCTATAAGAAGTACTCCAAAAGGCTCTGGCATCTGATTTATAGCCTCTTTAACTATCGGCAGCATTTTCTCTGTGGGTTTTGATAAGATAATCAACAAATCCGCATGTCTTGGCGTATTTACAAAGAAAATGCCGTACCTGTGAATGTTGTATTTTGGAGACATAAGGCTGTAAAATTCTAAAAGGAGTTCTACATCAGATCCAGCATCAATCACAAATACATGCAAAGATCTTCTGAAAGGGTTTCTGGGCTTAGAAGGAATGTCAAACTTGTATCTTTTGCTGTATCTTTTTGAAAGTCCGTAAATTGGCCAAAACAACATAATCTATCCTCCGCTATTTTGCCGCATCTGCGAAAAAGGCTCCAAAAGAGTCTATCGTAAAAGCAAAATCTGTAAAAATTTGGCCCACCAAAGATGCTTCCATCGCTTTTATCAAAAACATGGAAGGCGTTGAAATATAGACGTATTTAATTTTATCTCCTAAAAGCTCAATATAATAATAAATTGCACCGCTTGGAGACTCAGCAAAGCCAATTGCCGTTCTTTTTTGATTATCCTTTTCAATTTTAATGTTTGTTTTGTTGTTTGATGTTTTAAGCTTTTGGAAAAGCTTTTTTATAAGTTCCATAGATTGCATGATTTCCTCAGCTCTTACTATCATCCTTGAAAGAGAATCTCCGCCCTCATGCACTATGCTATCAAAGCCCTCCAACAGCTCTTCGTAAACTCTGGTATCTAAAGATGCACCTATGGCTTTAAGAGCTGGCCCATCAAAATTGATAGATTCAAAATCCTCCATTGTCAAAATACCTGTGTTGTGCAACCTATCTAAATAATTGTAGCTTTTTAAAGAAAACTGATAAAGCTTCGAAAACTCTTTTACTATGTCATCAAGCTTTTTAACAAACTCTTCCATCTTATCTTTAGATATACCTTTGATTGTGCCAATAGTGTTTATATTTTTTAAAAATCTACTTCCAAAAAACGTTTTGTTTAAACTAAGTATTTCATCAAATAGATATATTAGATGATTTGTAAAAACCTTTTGGGCAGCAGCACCGCTAAGACGAGATATAACAAATATATGGTTAAATATACGCTCCACCTCAAGAAGTATAAGCCTCATAATCTTTGTGTTATCGTCTGGTGTTATACCAAATGCCTCTTCCACAGCCCTTGAAAACGCACAAGAATGAGAAAAGGAAAAGCTTGCACAAATTTGTTCTGATAGTTTTAAAGCCTCAAAGATATCTTTGTTTATCATCTTATTTTCTATAAATCTTGACTTGTAGGTATTGTCTATATAAACCTCTTTCATTCTCTCTCCGTAAGTGTATATATTAAAAACCACAGACTCAAACAATGCCCCAGCCGAAGGTCCAAGTCTAAAGTTAAAAAGCTCATCTTTGGTTTCTTTGGCTTTTATTAAACCTTTTTGCCAATTGTAAGCTTTAAAGTCTTTACTTTGAGAGCTATCCACAAAACCTACAAATGTTCCAGAGCTTACAAAAAGTTGCTCTTTGCCATCGATATTTACTATACCAAGAAGCCTTTTCATTTTATAACTCCCTCAATAAACCTATAAAAGATAGGAACTATAAGTATCACAAACGCAGCCAATGTTATAAATATTACCGGTACAAAGGTAAAAGGACTTTCTTTTGCAGAAGATACTGGTTTTGTCTCATCGTTAAATACCATGTTTATCACCCTGTAGTTTATAAACAAAAATCCACACATCAAAAAGAAAAATAAAGCAACTCCTACAATCCAACCATAATAGTTTATAGTTTTTGATACTATTAAAAGCTCACCAAAAAATGTGGCAAAAGGTGGTGTGCCTGTAACCGCAAGCGCACCAAAGAACAAAAATAAACCAGTTTTCGGCATAATCTTAATAAGCCCTTTAACATCTTCGATCTTTCTTGTTTTAAGTTCATGAAGCATGTTGCCTGTTAACATAAACACGCCGGATTTGGCAAAAGCGTGAGTGAATATCAAAACGATAGTACCAAACAAAGCGTAAGAGCCCAAACTTACGCCTATCAACGAAAGACCCATATTTTCAACAGATGAATAGGCAAACAGCCTTTTGTACAACCTTTGATTTAAAGTCATGATACTACCAGTCATAACGCTTAAAAAGCCTAAAACAAATGCAAATTTTGATAAAGATGGATCTTGATAAACTTCAAAAAACCTTATCAAAGGATACAAGGATACAGGCAGTAAAACAGCGCTAAATATAGCACTTATAGGAGCTGGAGCTTTCCCATGGGCGTCCGGAAGCCATGTATACA contains:
- a CDS encoding Ni,Fe-hydrogenase III large subunit, with translation MKRLLGIVNIDGKEQLFVSSGTFVGFVDSSQSKDFKAYNWQKGLIKAKETKDELFNFRLGPSAGALFESVVFNIYTYGERMKEVYIDNTYKSRFIENKMINKDIFEALKLSEQICASFSFSHSCAFSRAVEEAFGITPDDNTKIMRLILLEVERIFNHIFVISRLSGAAAQKVFTNHLIYLFDEILSLNKTFFGSRFLKNINTIGTIKGISKDKMEEFVKKLDDIVKEFSKLYQFSLKSYNYLDRLHNTGILTMEDFESINFDGPALKAIGASLDTRVYEELLEGFDSIVHEGGDSLSRMIVRAEEIMQSMELIKKLFQKLKTSNNKTNIKIEKDNQKRTAIGFAESPSGAIYYYIELLGDKIKYVYISTPSMFLIKAMEASLVGQIFTDFAFTIDSFGAFFADAAK
- a CDS encoding proton-conducting transporter membrane subunit — protein: MIYLLPSISATLGAILSFSLFRSKHKEASVLASFLALVFSIFLLFEPDRFTAFFYVDSLSKIFLLMISSVYLGVVIFSIGYLEHSHGHLVKSCQYFSLLDIFVGIMLFSVTLNNFGLFWVSIEATTFATALLVASENDIAALEAAWRYIMIVSVGLTIGLVGTLFLYSSAHTLSITDLLSRQNQGSLFFLSGMLLVIGYGTKIGIFPMYTWLPDAHGKAPAPISAIFSAVLLPVSLYPLIRFFEVYQDPSLSKFAFVLGFLSVMTGSIMTLNQRLYKRLFAYSSVENMGLSLIGVSLGSYALFGTIVLIFTHAFAKSGVFMLTGNMLHELKTRKIEDVKGLIKIMPKTGLFLFFGALAVTGTPPFATFFGELLIVSKTINYYGWIVGVALFFFLMCGFLFINYRVINMVFNDETKPVSSAKESPFTFVPVIFITLAAFVILIVPIFYRFIEGVIK
- a CDS encoding proton-conducting transporter membrane subunit, with protein sequence MLAFVLAIIFFLLGMVFSFNRTISYSFGVLGAISAVVLGFEGYKDGFYHQWDIYNNVSLGINIDKVSSFFIIIAYICFALMAFYSIDFGKLFKKSMAFLMNFLMLSMLIVFCAADFISFLIAFKFVTIILFFSILERPNTQKEGYIFLAFSEVSYALLFVGFAVVIASNGLFLFKAGYNNVLFAVFAFLGFVMKMDGVPTHIWVPLVYPKAPSNIAAILSVPLTLIGAYGVFRVLVLSDNYSYVLGILAIIIGSISAFWGALQAARETHLKTLPAYSTIENNGMILTAVGLSALAKYSHLTVLSKFSYLTALIIIIAHSLSKTTMFLTIGHAKEMLGRDSIDDVRGILKHISKPAGIGLLISGLSFSAVPPLVGFVAEWMLLESLFQSYKFSDFLLKFIITFAGILIALAMGLSSFSMKKLVGFSDLGELNFELKRFKDFTMKWAENILSFLIITSGVLSFLIIKYLGYEEFLDGLLGVPKPTLIVSSRPIFGVISPFMFFIVVGFFLISLLIILKAQNKNVKTTIPWVGGLPLKENEVYNTRGYSFIVEYVLRGIYRTKELRTSVETYDISNAIYDFLVRFFKRLSAIVSNIIMNGYLHYYIIYIIAIFVIALIVFKL